The following proteins are encoded in a genomic region of Sulfurovum indicum:
- a CDS encoding protein disulfide oxidoreductase: MKLKKIFREIAIGMTVLFILSNIISYLRKPDLSSEQLPPVTVTLLDGSLYTLKRGKPVLLHFWATWCRVCQIEASNIETLSKEYEVLTVAVNSGENAAVNAYMEKNGLHFRVLNDENGSWAKQFHIRVFPTTFIYDAEGKLRFAEVGYTTTAGLLGRLKLIE; encoded by the coding sequence TTGAAACTGAAAAAAATATTCAGAGAGATCGCAATAGGCATGACAGTTCTATTTATATTATCTAATATTATAAGTTATCTTCGAAAGCCGGACCTCTCCTCTGAACAACTTCCTCCGGTAACTGTGACACTCCTTGACGGCAGTCTGTACACGTTGAAAAGAGGGAAGCCTGTTCTTCTGCATTTTTGGGCAACATGGTGCAGGGTGTGTCAGATCGAAGCGTCCAATATTGAGACCCTTTCCAAAGAGTATGAAGTCTTGACTGTTGCGGTGAATTCCGGAGAGAATGCGGCGGTCAATGCCTATATGGAAAAGAACGGTCTGCATTTCAGGGTATTGAACGATGAGAACGGAAGTTGGGCGAAACAGTTTCATATACGGGTTTTCCCTACTACCTTTATCTATGATGCAGAAGGGAAGCTGAGGTTTGCTGAGGTAGGCTATACCACCACAGCAGGACTTTTGGGTAGATTAAAACTAATAGAGTAA
- a CDS encoding response regulator transcription factor produces the protein MKILIINHEYQSNTEIEKELKHRSFSTNYQIFATFNKNKTDMSSYDLVLLDVPLMSDESYMIIKKIRASDKHIPIIVLSPFYQIRNIEKCFIFGCNDYLKKPVVIDELIFKLNFWLNFKTYQNTQTIRLKNGFSYDPGHHELLKDKIPISLTAKEKLFIEILVKNRGWFVPTPTIIRYLWDNYAAPNQLRVLVYKLRQKAGKELITSMKGIGYKIDPESVKKTIWRAERRKRSAAVFPHKR, from the coding sequence ATGAAAATCCTGATCATTAATCATGAATACCAGTCGAATACAGAGATTGAAAAAGAATTAAAGCACAGAAGTTTTTCTACAAATTATCAAATTTTTGCTACCTTTAACAAAAATAAAACAGATATGTCAAGTTATGACCTTGTCTTGCTGGATGTACCTCTTATGAGTGATGAGAGCTATATGATCATAAAAAAAATAAGAGCTTCAGACAAACATATTCCCATTATTGTACTCAGTCCTTTCTATCAGATAAGAAATATAGAAAAGTGCTTTATTTTTGGGTGTAATGACTATCTTAAAAAACCTGTTGTCATAGATGAACTGATCTTCAAACTAAACTTTTGGCTCAATTTTAAAACATATCAGAATACTCAGACAATCCGTTTAAAGAATGGATTTTCCTATGATCCCGGACATCATGAACTGCTAAAAGATAAAATACCCATTTCTTTAACTGCCAAAGAAAAACTCTTTATAGAGATATTGGTCAAGAATAGAGGATGGTTCGTCCCTACTCCTACTATCATCCGGTATCTATGGGACAATTATGCTGCCCCTAACCAGTTAAGGGTCCTTGTATACAAATTACGTCAAAAAGCAGGTAAAGAACTGATCACTTCTATGAAGGGGATAGGCTATAAGATAGATCCGGAGAGTGTAAAAAAAACCATCTGGAGAGCAGAGCGAAGAAAACGTTCTGCTGCAGTGTTTCCGCATAAAAGATAA
- a CDS encoding fructosamine kinase family protein, whose product MQIDTAYFQDLLNDKIVSTDFLTQGQIGPVYTLQTSMHKYLLKTSEPTSRLYTEAKMLSDINKYEIRVPTLFDVSEQHLLMEFIEESRVPRCTQEVEAAKVLSRLHSITNESRMYGYYYDTTIGPFGQINEQTQYNWALFLGQMRIMPMVRICYEKGVISKEMTDRLDGLCRDLYKRIDISAITPSLLHGDLWSGNILFNIKDTVLIDPAIYFGDREMELAFILLFDTFGDTFFEYYTRVHSLSKDFEDVKVPLYQIYPLLVHAALYGSSYVGALEQRLKALKV is encoded by the coding sequence GTGCAGATAGATACAGCATATTTTCAAGATCTTCTTAATGATAAGATAGTCTCTACAGATTTTTTGACCCAGGGCCAGATAGGTCCTGTTTATACTTTGCAAACCTCCATGCATAAATATCTCCTAAAAACCTCTGAACCTACCTCAAGACTCTATACAGAGGCAAAGATGTTGTCAGATATTAACAAATATGAAATACGGGTTCCCACACTCTTTGATGTTTCCGAACAACACCTGCTGATGGAATTCATCGAAGAGAGCAGGGTACCCCGGTGTACACAGGAGGTTGAAGCGGCAAAAGTATTGTCACGTCTTCACAGTATCACAAATGAAAGCAGAATGTACGGCTACTATTACGATACTACAATAGGACCGTTTGGGCAGATCAATGAACAGACACAGTACAACTGGGCACTTTTCCTTGGGCAGATGCGTATCATGCCTATGGTCAGGATATGTTATGAGAAAGGGGTGATCTCCAAGGAGATGACAGATAGGCTTGACGGTTTATGTCGGGATCTTTACAAGCGTATCGATATCTCCGCCATCACTCCCTCACTGCTTCACGGAGATCTGTGGAGTGGAAACATATTGTTTAATATTAAAGATACAGTACTGATCGATCCTGCGATCTATTTTGGAGACAGGGAGATGGAGCTGGCATTCATTCTGCTTTTTGATACCTTTGGAGATACCTTTTTTGAATACTATACCAGGGTACACTCCCTCAGTAAGGATTTTGAGGATGTGAAAGTACCGCTCTATCAGATCTATCCTTTGCTGGTGCATGCTGCACTTTACGGCAGCTCTTATGTCGGCGCACTGGAGCAGCGTCTGAAAGCGTTGAAGGTGTAG
- a CDS encoding glycoside hydrolase family 9 protein: MKKLLLYATIAVATSILWGRAEPAAHHNSLISSIFHLNNSLRDSKGVISDLKLSGSASFDDSNLDWMNNPSGSALKFNGVNDQADVIFRVDPYLTEGWSDKDIAEVSLEGWFYFDAIDPKDDNKLELLYMRQGWEYGFEIIRHPWTNKLSVYLGSHEDSGETVNNALSLRQWHHIKIIHNRTYYLLYIDGKELLKVAHGREKLNLYNAQQDIRLSFGDFHGWADEIRFNLDFDTDNDGIPNKRDPDDDGDGVNDKQDAFPLDSSEWSDNDNDGIGDNADHDDDNDGIADERDLQPLNASNANADTDGDGFSDLVEYQSGSLPNDASSSPESTLPDRGVSPVLSDRQHRSLESLIQMQKPGEVRIHAVSKEWLRLTLVPERNENSTEFIRQPVDITKAEDPAMFTVKDEQNNSLSIDKTGLKRRTFYAPRRVGDLRIAENIFIHLNQPLIAGQPYTLNVDTNLTGTSIHTTFRFEPESQLSDLLHVDPYGFRPADKKKGYLGLMMGSAGEYEPTDLNFEVVRSSDNQVVFQGTGTLEISEGWRDTFTNHPYHKVYQLDFSELTTAGEYYLRHSTGISQPFVIHSNVYRNCMNTLALGMYHQRRGEALVEPFTRFTHKATIEDQTYVYDSSDLDPFLTSLRNWGDGIKYPTTLEGQHIDISGGHMDAGDYSPYTWNSSMTAWTLITTLDVYGERVQHDNLGIPESGDGIPDLLQEFLIEINWLKDMQDPVDGGVFGMSKPKGMSYQYTMPGEMEDLTRYLSPKDTTVTGGYAAALARAARSPILKQYDPALAELLKKRAIKAWEWLEANPGMHGYHHYGIASASEGDEGHEHARAWAAIELYALTGDERYHNAFMEYHKPLLRDDGVYLMNKGYGYVNRTLALWEHDQIAYPVDADLKQTSVNRFREAVDQYVSISNKTPYDLAVNDVVKRWNIIGWFFPVSDFGWDLLLAHELYGDLDYLETAQDQIHFTLGGNPSNMSYITGMGYKRLRSIVDQESYYDGIEAPVTGLPVSPMVTGYTWSNTYTRDISQYSWPLDNPDRNSESEVYGLLETAYDGWNINGEFTIEKMAGMLTSMAILTPHNNKQYTYPEFTLTVESLANGLFQPKLNFKDGEPQNYSILWSENDQHVSADPNYLLQQDFSKPVWKLSAEVVTHEGRRWYAETRINTRDYTNTDIPLEAFSNESVSTLFHLDGSLSDSNSIMADLNLMGNAHFDNHNLYWMQTPSGSALRFDGFGDEAKTTFYVENYLSEGKRFEDIAEVSIGGLFFFDTLGPVNENALFLFSLQQSWANRTELIRYAWTKQILAALGKIQDERDDINEALSLHKWHYIQMIYNRTHYILKVDGKEIVKVTHDNGEKLLDHRIVALKFGNFYGWADEIYFSMKFDDGSIITPSN, translated from the coding sequence ATGAAAAAACTTCTCCTCTACGCAACTATAGCTGTCGCGACATCTATACTTTGGGGACGCGCTGAGCCTGCTGCACACCACAACTCACTTATCTCAAGCATCTTTCATCTCAATAACAGCCTTCGGGACAGCAAGGGTGTTATCTCTGACCTAAAACTGAGCGGCTCTGCCAGCTTTGATGACAGTAATCTGGACTGGATGAACAACCCTTCTGGTTCCGCACTGAAATTTAATGGTGTGAATGACCAGGCCGATGTCATCTTCAGAGTTGACCCCTACCTTACAGAAGGCTGGAGTGACAAGGATATTGCCGAAGTAAGCCTCGAAGGCTGGTTCTATTTTGACGCCATTGACCCTAAAGATGACAACAAACTGGAACTTTTATATATGCGCCAAGGTTGGGAATATGGTTTTGAAATCATCCGTCACCCATGGACAAACAAACTAAGTGTTTATTTGGGAAGCCATGAAGATTCCGGAGAGACGGTTAATAATGCCCTTAGTCTCAGACAGTGGCATCACATCAAAATCATCCACAACCGCACATACTATCTGCTTTATATAGATGGGAAAGAACTCCTCAAGGTAGCACATGGACGAGAAAAGTTAAATCTTTATAATGCCCAGCAAGATATCCGTCTAAGTTTTGGTGATTTTCACGGATGGGCAGACGAGATCCGTTTTAATCTGGATTTTGACACTGACAATGATGGTATCCCCAACAAGCGTGACCCAGACGATGACGGCGATGGGGTCAACGATAAGCAGGATGCTTTCCCACTCGACAGCAGTGAGTGGTCAGATAACGATAATGATGGTATTGGTGACAATGCAGATCATGATGACGACAACGACGGTATCGCCGATGAACGGGATTTGCAGCCGCTGAATGCAAGCAATGCCAATGCCGATACGGACGGTGATGGTTTTAGTGACCTTGTAGAGTATCAGAGTGGCTCTCTGCCAAATGACGCAAGCTCTTCCCCGGAAAGTACTCTTCCGGACAGAGGAGTCTCCCCGGTACTAAGTGACAGGCAGCATCGATCCCTGGAGTCTCTAATTCAAATGCAGAAGCCGGGTGAAGTGCGTATACATGCTGTTTCCAAAGAGTGGCTACGCTTGACCCTGGTCCCGGAACGAAATGAAAACAGTACAGAATTTATCCGCCAACCGGTTGACATCACCAAGGCAGAAGACCCTGCCATGTTTACTGTCAAAGATGAACAGAACAATTCCCTGTCCATAGATAAAACCGGATTAAAGAGACGCACTTTTTACGCTCCGCGTCGAGTAGGCGACCTACGGATTGCCGAGAACATCTTCATTCATCTAAACCAGCCACTTATAGCAGGGCAGCCATATACATTGAATGTCGATACCAACCTCACAGGAACTTCTATTCATACCACTTTCCGCTTTGAACCGGAATCCCAACTGAGTGACCTGTTACATGTAGACCCTTACGGATTTCGTCCTGCAGACAAAAAGAAAGGTTACCTTGGACTGATGATGGGTAGCGCCGGCGAATATGAACCCACCGATCTAAATTTTGAAGTAGTGCGCAGCAGTGACAATCAAGTGGTTTTCCAGGGTACAGGTACACTGGAAATCTCAGAAGGCTGGCGTGATACCTTTACGAACCATCCCTATCACAAAGTTTATCAGCTGGACTTTTCGGAACTGACTACAGCAGGTGAGTATTACCTGCGCCACAGTACCGGGATCAGCCAGCCATTTGTCATTCACAGCAACGTCTATCGCAATTGCATGAATACACTGGCACTGGGCATGTATCACCAGCGGAGAGGTGAAGCATTGGTTGAGCCCTTTACCCGCTTCACCCACAAAGCAACCATCGAAGATCAAACCTATGTCTACGACAGCAGTGACCTCGATCCTTTTCTGACCAGCTTGCGTAACTGGGGAGACGGCATCAAATACCCTACTACACTGGAGGGTCAACATATCGATATCAGTGGTGGTCATATGGATGCAGGAGACTATTCGCCCTATACCTGGAACAGCTCCATGACAGCATGGACACTCATTACTACACTTGATGTATATGGTGAGCGGGTTCAGCATGACAATCTGGGTATACCGGAATCTGGTGATGGCATCCCTGACCTGCTACAGGAATTCCTCATCGAGATCAACTGGCTCAAGGATATGCAGGACCCTGTAGATGGTGGTGTATTTGGCATGAGTAAGCCCAAAGGTATGAGCTACCAATACACCATGCCGGGCGAGATGGAGGATCTGACCCGTTATCTATCACCAAAGGACACTACCGTTACCGGTGGCTATGCAGCAGCATTAGCAAGAGCAGCCCGTAGTCCGATATTGAAGCAATACGATCCAGCACTGGCGGAACTACTCAAGAAACGTGCTATTAAAGCATGGGAGTGGCTTGAAGCCAACCCGGGGATGCATGGCTACCACCACTACGGTATCGCTTCTGCCAGTGAAGGTGATGAGGGGCATGAACATGCTCGCGCATGGGCAGCCATTGAACTGTATGCATTGACCGGGGACGAACGTTACCACAATGCTTTTATGGAATATCACAAACCCCTGTTACGTGATGATGGTGTCTATTTAATGAATAAAGGCTATGGCTATGTCAACCGTACTTTAGCCTTATGGGAGCACGACCAGATCGCTTACCCAGTAGATGCTGATCTAAAACAGACTTCAGTGAATCGCTTTCGGGAAGCAGTGGATCAATATGTAAGTATAAGCAATAAAACTCCTTATGATTTGGCTGTCAACGATGTAGTCAAACGATGGAATATCATCGGCTGGTTCTTTCCAGTCAGTGATTTTGGCTGGGACCTTCTGCTTGCACATGAGCTCTATGGTGATCTGGATTACCTGGAAACAGCACAGGACCAGATTCATTTCACTCTGGGTGGCAATCCCTCTAATATGAGCTATATTACCGGTATGGGATACAAACGCTTACGCTCCATTGTAGATCAAGAGTCCTATTATGATGGTATTGAGGCACCTGTCACCGGCCTACCTGTTTCACCAATGGTCACTGGGTACACATGGAGCAACACTTACACACGGGATATTAGTCAATATTCCTGGCCGCTGGACAACCCGGACCGGAATAGTGAAAGTGAAGTTTATGGTCTTCTTGAAACCGCTTATGACGGCTGGAATATCAATGGGGAATTCACCATTGAAAAGATGGCAGGGATGTTGACAAGCATGGCCATATTAACCCCTCACAACAATAAGCAATATACTTACCCTGAGTTCACTCTCACTGTAGAATCATTGGCAAACGGACTGTTTCAGCCAAAACTGAACTTCAAAGACGGGGAACCACAAAACTACAGCATCCTCTGGAGTGAGAACGACCAACATGTCAGTGCCGATCCGAATTATCTACTGCAACAGGATTTCAGCAAGCCTGTATGGAAACTTTCCGCCGAGGTCGTCACCCATGAAGGGCGACGCTGGTATGCCGAAACTCGCATCAATACCCGTGATTATACGAATACAGATATCCCATTGGAAGCCTTTTCCAATGAGAGTGTTTCTACCCTTTTTCATCTAGACGGCAGCCTCAGTGACAGTAACAGTATCATGGCAGATCTGAACCTGATGGGCAATGCCCATTTTGACAACCATAACCTGTACTGGATGCAGACTCCTTCTGGTTCGGCACTAAGATTTGACGGCTTTGGTGATGAGGCGAAGACAACTTTTTATGTAGAAAACTACCTTTCTGAAGGGAAACGCTTTGAAGATATTGCCGAAGTGAGTATAGGCGGTCTCTTTTTCTTTGACACTCTAGGACCTGTAAACGAGAATGCCTTATTTCTTTTTAGTTTACAACAGTCTTGGGCTAACCGTACAGAACTGATACGCTATGCCTGGACCAAACAGATACTGGCAGCTCTAGGTAAAATACAAGATGAACGAGATGATATCAATGAGGCACTAAGTCTGCATAAATGGCACTATATCCAAATGATATATAACCGCACTCACTACATCCTAAAGGTCGATGGCAAAGAGATCGTCAAGGTTACACATGATAATGGAGAGAAACTCCTTGATCATCGTATTGTGGCTCTGAAATTCGGTAACTTCTACGGATGGGCAGATGAGATCTACTTTAGTATGAAGTTTGATGATGGAAGCATCATTACACCTTCCAACTAG
- a CDS encoding PhnA domain-containing protein — protein MSTQCDLCNSTEGLVEYTVAPKDETITICSTCAASIEDPAQNEKHWNCLHESMWSTEPAVQVVAYRLLTRLGAQDQLDMMYLEDDIREWAEAGLVSADVPVVRDSNGTVLNEGDSVSIIKDLPVKGAGFTAKQGTTVKNIRMVADDPTHIQGKVNGTMIFLKTEFLKKL, from the coding sequence ATGAGTACACAATGTGATCTTTGTAACAGTACGGAAGGCTTGGTTGAATATACTGTAGCTCCCAAAGATGAGACCATTACGATCTGCAGCACCTGTGCAGCGAGTATTGAAGATCCTGCACAAAATGAGAAACACTGGAACTGTCTGCATGAGAGTATGTGGAGTACAGAACCCGCTGTACAGGTGGTAGCATACAGACTGCTTACCAGACTCGGTGCACAGGATCAGCTTGATATGATGTATCTTGAAGATGATATCAGAGAGTGGGCTGAGGCTGGACTGGTCAGTGCAGATGTACCGGTTGTACGTGACAGTAACGGGACTGTACTGAACGAAGGTGATTCGGTCAGCATCATAAAAGACCTTCCTGTCAAAGGTGCCGGTTTTACCGCGAAGCAGGGAACAACAGTGAAGAACATCAGAATGGTAGCGGATGATCCGACACACATTCAGGGAAAGGTCAACGGTACGATGATCTTTCTGAAAACGGAGTTTCTGAAAAAACTCTAA